From a single Trueperaceae bacterium genomic region:
- the ilvN gene encoding acetolactate synthase small subunit, whose protein sequence is MVHRHVLSVTVRDQPGVLVRIAGLFARRAFNIESLSVAQTEQPGVSRTTFVVSGEDDTVEQVEKQLQKLIDVIKVIDHSEAPYVGRELMLIKVAVRSPDDRVEMRQVAQDFRARIIDVHRDALIFEVTGDENKISAFIEQMQPFGIIELTRTGRVALSRTSSDNRSHRPIQKVA, encoded by the coding sequence ATGGTGCACCGCCACGTGCTGAGCGTCACCGTGCGCGACCAGCCCGGCGTGCTGGTCCGTATCGCCGGACTCTTCGCCCGCCGAGCCTTCAACATCGAGAGCCTCTCGGTCGCTCAGACCGAGCAGCCGGGCGTTTCCCGTACCACTTTCGTCGTAAGCGGCGAGGACGACACCGTCGAGCAGGTCGAGAAGCAGCTGCAGAAGCTCATCGACGTGATCAAGGTGATCGACCACAGCGAGGCTCCCTACGTTGGCCGCGAGCTAATGCTCATCAAGGTGGCGGTCCGCTCTCCTGACGATCGGGTCGAGATGAGACAGGTCGCCCAGGATTTCCGCGCGCGCATCATCGACGTCCACCGTGACGCCCTGATCTTCGAGGTCACCGGTGACGAGAACAAGATCAGCGCATTCATCGAACAGATGCAGCCGTTCGGGATCATCGAACTGACCCGAACCGGCCGGGTCGCCCTCTCCCGCACCAGCAGCGACAACCGCTCCCACCGCCCCATCCAGAAGGTCGCCTGA
- a CDS encoding stage V sporulation protein S: METLRVSGTSRPNSVAGAIAALLRNEGEVEVQAIGPHAVNQAVKAIAIARSYIEADGLDLTTRPSFVKLELQSEERTAVRFAVQRVDLEEPSEANHSPIEL, from the coding sequence ATCGAAACTCTACGAGTATCCGGCACTTCGAGACCGAACTCGGTCGCGGGTGCGATCGCTGCCCTTTTGAGGAACGAGGGCGAGGTCGAGGTGCAGGCCATCGGGCCGCATGCCGTGAACCAGGCCGTCAAAGCGATCGCCATCGCTCGCAGCTATATCGAGGCGGACGGGCTCGATCTGACCACCCGGCCGTCGTTCGTCAAGCTCGAACTGCAGAGCGAGGAGCGTACGGCGGTGCGCTTCGCGGTCCAGCGCGTCGACCTCGAGGAGCCGTCGGAGGCGAACCACTCCCCCATCGAGCTCTAG
- a CDS encoding zinc metallopeptidase produces MGFYFIAIVAFIGSMLVQWYLRNTYGKWMKRANASGLTGREAALAILDANGVRDVKVEMVKGQLTDHYDPTHKTVRLSEANYGRASVAGMAVAAHEVGHALQHARGYAPLAWRTSILPIASIGSQWGPMLAMFGLFLGGGPNILLTIGIWLFAGAVLFHIVTLPIEFDASRRALAQLDQLGIVTSQDSGGARSVLTAAALTYVAAAATSIAYLLYFITASRR; encoded by the coding sequence GTGGGATTCTACTTTATTGCGATAGTAGCCTTCATCGGCTCGATGCTGGTGCAGTGGTATCTGCGCAACACCTACGGCAAGTGGATGAAGAGGGCCAACGCCTCGGGCCTCACCGGGCGCGAAGCGGCCCTGGCGATCCTCGACGCGAACGGTGTCCGGGATGTCAAGGTCGAGATGGTCAAAGGCCAGCTTACCGACCACTACGACCCCACCCACAAGACGGTGCGGCTCTCGGAGGCCAACTACGGTCGCGCCAGCGTCGCCGGCATGGCGGTGGCGGCTCACGAGGTGGGTCACGCTCTGCAACACGCGCGGGGCTACGCGCCGCTCGCCTGGCGAACCTCGATACTGCCCATCGCCAGCATCGGCAGTCAGTGGGGGCCCATGCTCGCCATGTTCGGATTGTTCCTAGGTGGAGGGCCGAACATTCTGCTCACCATCGGCATCTGGCTCTTCGCCGGGGCGGTGCTCTTCCACATCGTGACCCTGCCCATCGAGTTCGACGCGAGCCGGCGAGCCCTCGCCCAACTGGACCAGCTCGGGATCGTCACCAGCCAGGACTCGGGGGGCGCTCGGTCGGTCCTCACGGCGGCAGCTCTTACCTACGTGGCCGCGGCGGCGACATCTATCGCCTACCTCCTCTACTTCATCACCGCGAGCCGGAGGTAG
- a CDS encoding RsmB/NOP family class I SAM-dependent RNA methyltransferase, with protein sequence MAVEALRRVHRGAFAAPSISSLLGRLTDGRERALLTDLVYGTLRHEILLDACLAPLLRNPERLPADVRNALRAGSYELLVRKTAPHAAVAEWVEVVKSLSTRLSGLANAVLRRARIPEELPPHLRCSLPQWLYLRFRELLGDEADAAGLGMLEPEPLWLTAFPGDGRNDPAQVLAAQGCEVRPGPLPGTLAVRPSRPLGELEAFTGGLVQPQNPASLLPAIALGAKEGERVLDLASGNGIKAAQLAAAGALVEAFEVDPRKVERARSNLRRLGLEVEHHVADLRQPPGAEAAPKVLLDAPCSGTGTLRGNPEIKLRLDGAAVAELARLQSDLLDTAAKLTEPGGRLVYSVCALTPEEGPDQVERFLRRHPEFRPEALALPLPLRSAGAGGVVPPIGGLDGFFVASLRMERA encoded by the coding sequence TTGGCAGTGGAAGCGTTGCGCCGCGTTCATCGCGGCGCTTTCGCTGCACCCTCGATCTCTTCCCTGCTGGGCCGGCTCACCGACGGTCGTGAGCGTGCTCTGCTCACCGACCTCGTCTACGGCACGCTGCGCCACGAGATCCTCCTCGACGCCTGCCTGGCGCCCCTGCTCCGGAACCCGGAACGGCTGCCGGCCGACGTGCGGAACGCGCTGCGGGCGGGCAGCTACGAACTGCTCGTGCGCAAAACCGCGCCGCATGCGGCGGTCGCCGAGTGGGTAGAGGTCGTGAAGTCGCTGTCCACCCGGCTCTCCGGACTCGCCAACGCCGTGCTGCGCAGAGCCCGGATACCGGAGGAGCTGCCGCCTCATCTCCGCTGCTCACTACCGCAGTGGCTCTACCTTCGGTTCCGCGAGCTGCTCGGCGATGAGGCCGACGCAGCCGGGCTGGGGATGCTCGAACCAGAGCCGCTCTGGCTGACGGCGTTCCCGGGCGACGGCCGGAACGATCCGGCACAGGTCCTGGCCGCCCAGGGCTGCGAGGTGCGCCCCGGACCCTTGCCCGGAACTCTCGCGGTCCGCCCGTCCCGGCCACTCGGAGAACTCGAAGCTTTCACGGGTGGACTCGTTCAACCGCAGAACCCGGCGTCCCTCCTGCCGGCGATCGCCTTGGGGGCGAAGGAGGGAGAAAGGGTCCTCGACCTGGCGTCCGGCAACGGTATCAAGGCGGCTCAGCTGGCCGCCGCCGGGGCGTTGGTCGAGGCTTTCGAGGTCGATCCCCGCAAGGTCGAGCGCGCCCGGTCCAACCTTCGCCGGCTGGGACTCGAGGTGGAGCATCATGTGGCGGACCTCCGGCAACCCCCTGGTGCCGAGGCTGCGCCCAAGGTCCTGCTCGATGCGCCGTGCAGCGGTACCGGCACCCTGCGCGGCAATCCCGAGATCAAGCTGCGGCTCGACGGAGCCGCGGTAGCCGAGCTGGCACGGTTGCAGAGCGACCTGCTCGACACGGCCGCGAAGCTCACCGAGCCGGGGGGCCGCCTCGTCTACTCGGTTTGCGCGCTCACGCCCGAGGAAGGCCCTGACCAGGTCGAACGGTTCCTGAGGCGGCATCCGGAGTTCCGGCCCGAGGCGCTCGCGCTACCGCTGCCGCTGCGAAGCGCCGGCGCGGGAGGCGTGGTTCCGCCCATCGGCGGTCTCGACGGCTTCTTCGTCGCCAGCCTCCGGATGGAGCGTGCCTGA
- the cimA gene encoding citramalate synthase: MNEPLEIYDTTLRDGTQGLAVNFTSEDKVAIARRLDAFGVDLIEGGWPGSNPKDVSFFERMRDVPLVNARLTAFGSTCRRDSAAEEDENLIRLLEVGTEVVTIFGKSWTMHVTHALGVSLEENLSMIERSVSFLRSNGREVVYDAEHFFDGYRADPEYALATLAAAAGAGASTLVLCDTNGGTLPAEVGARIREVRDRFGLPVGIHAHNDSELAVANSLAAVEAGASQVQGTINGYGERCGNANLISIVPNLAFKLGRPQPQRLSGLRELSRFVDERANLQPNVRAAFVGDAAFAHKGGIHVSAVNKRPETYEHLAPELVGNSRRVLLSELSGRANVLAKSQEYGEEFSAGGSASRDVVSRLKELENRGYAFEGAEASFQLLSRKVRGDYRPYFTLHGFSVIMDKREGESEPRCEAVIKLEVGGVLEHTASDGQGPVNALDRALTKALSRFYPAVEALRLVDYKVRVLDGPETGTAAVVRVQLETSDGDETWGTVGASFDIINASYEALLDALEYKLHKDGVVPLEPAAAARADGAARERVVGRA, encoded by the coding sequence ATGAACGAGCCCCTCGAGATCTACGACACCACCCTTCGCGACGGCACCCAAGGCCTCGCCGTCAACTTCACGAGCGAGGACAAGGTAGCTATCGCCAGGCGACTCGACGCCTTCGGGGTCGATCTGATCGAGGGGGGCTGGCCGGGCTCCAACCCGAAGGACGTCTCCTTCTTCGAGCGGATGCGCGATGTACCCCTCGTCAACGCGCGTCTCACCGCTTTCGGGTCAACCTGCCGGCGTGACTCCGCCGCGGAGGAGGACGAGAACCTGATCCGGTTGCTGGAGGTGGGTACCGAGGTAGTAACGATCTTCGGCAAGTCATGGACGATGCACGTAACTCACGCGCTGGGGGTGTCGCTGGAGGAGAACCTCTCGATGATCGAACGCTCGGTCTCGTTCCTCAGGAGCAACGGTCGCGAGGTCGTCTACGACGCCGAGCACTTCTTCGACGGCTACCGCGCCGATCCGGAGTACGCCCTCGCCACACTGGCCGCCGCGGCTGGCGCCGGGGCCTCCACGCTGGTCCTGTGCGACACGAACGGTGGGACCCTGCCGGCCGAGGTAGGCGCCCGCATCAGGGAGGTCAGAGACCGCTTCGGATTGCCGGTCGGCATCCACGCCCACAACGACAGCGAACTGGCGGTGGCCAACAGCCTGGCGGCGGTCGAGGCGGGAGCCAGCCAGGTGCAGGGCACCATCAACGGCTACGGTGAACGGTGCGGCAATGCCAACCTGATCTCGATCGTTCCCAACCTGGCCTTCAAGCTCGGGCGGCCGCAGCCGCAACGACTCTCCGGCTTGCGCGAGCTCTCCCGCTTCGTTGACGAGCGTGCCAACCTGCAGCCGAACGTTCGGGCCGCATTCGTGGGCGACGCGGCCTTCGCCCACAAGGGTGGCATCCACGTGTCGGCGGTGAACAAGAGGCCCGAGACGTACGAGCATCTTGCTCCCGAGCTGGTGGGGAACAGCCGGCGGGTCCTGCTCTCCGAGCTATCTGGACGGGCCAACGTGCTGGCGAAGTCGCAGGAGTACGGCGAGGAGTTCTCGGCGGGCGGCAGCGCCAGTCGCGACGTAGTGTCACGTCTCAAGGAGCTGGAGAACCGCGGCTACGCCTTCGAAGGGGCCGAGGCTTCCTTCCAGCTGCTGTCCCGGAAGGTCCGCGGCGACTACCGCCCCTACTTCACCCTGCACGGCTTCTCGGTCATCATGGACAAGCGTGAAGGGGAGAGCGAGCCCCGCTGCGAAGCGGTGATCAAACTCGAGGTCGGCGGCGTACTGGAGCACACGGCCTCCGACGGGCAGGGTCCCGTCAACGCGCTCGACCGGGCTTTGACGAAGGCGCTATCGCGCTTCTACCCGGCGGTCGAGGCCCTGCGGCTGGTCGACTACAAGGTGAGGGTTCTCGACGGTCCCGAGACCGGGACGGCTGCCGTGGTCAGGGTGCAACTCGAGACGAGCGACGGTGACGAGACCTGGGGGACCGTAGGCGCCAGCTTCGACATCATCAACGCCTCCTACGAGGCGCTGCTCGACGCCCTCGAGTACAAGCTCCATAAGGATGGGGTGGTTCCACTCGAACCGGCAGCAGCGGCTCGGGCCGACGGGGCCGCTCGGGAGCGAGTGGTGGGCCGAGCCTGA
- a CDS encoding 2-isopropylmalate synthase, translating into MAHIKIFDTTLRDGEQSPGVALNTKEKVEIARQLARLGVDVIEAGFPVASEGDFQAVREIARAIGEESDRVTVAGLARANHGDVERAAQAVADSKRPRIHTFIATSPIHMEKKLVMTPDQVVERAVAAVELAKSFVDDVEFSAEDAGRSDPEFLVRIFTETIAAGATTINIPDTVGYMMPWEYGELVRTICERVPGIENVDVSTHCHDDLGCAVINSLAGVMNGATQIECTVNGIGERAGNASLEEIVMALETRRDFWQHTTSINTREIYRSSRQVAMYTGMVVPPNKAVVGDNAFAHESGIHQDGVIKAVETYEIMSAETVGRDAGVLIMGKHSGRRAFRQSLEELGYPNLGDEQVNILFRQFKDLCDRKSRVTSEDIRALVDAETTRVPQTYRLLAVQFQSGTALTPVATVRLTTDTGTYEEAATGDGPVDAAYKAVERISQVPVTLESYEIRSVGAGKDALGEVSIRVSSDGRQVHGRGLSTDVVEASVLAYVDVLNKLAAGVAQAEEKVSTP; encoded by the coding sequence ATGGCCCACATAAAGATTTTCGACACCACGTTGCGCGACGGAGAACAGTCGCCCGGAGTAGCGCTCAACACCAAGGAGAAAGTGGAGATCGCCCGGCAGCTCGCCAGGTTGGGGGTCGACGTCATCGAGGCCGGCTTCCCGGTAGCCTCGGAAGGCGACTTCCAGGCGGTGCGGGAGATCGCCCGGGCGATCGGTGAGGAGTCCGACCGGGTGACCGTCGCGGGCCTGGCCAGAGCCAACCACGGGGACGTCGAACGGGCCGCTCAGGCGGTGGCCGACTCGAAGCGGCCCCGGATCCACACCTTCATCGCGACCAGCCCCATCCATATGGAGAAGAAGCTGGTCATGACGCCCGACCAGGTAGTGGAACGGGCGGTAGCCGCGGTCGAACTGGCGAAATCGTTCGTCGACGACGTCGAGTTCAGTGCCGAGGACGCGGGCAGGTCGGACCCTGAGTTCCTGGTTCGCATCTTCACCGAGACGATCGCGGCCGGAGCGACGACGATCAACATCCCGGACACTGTGGGTTACATGATGCCGTGGGAGTACGGCGAGCTGGTGCGGACCATCTGCGAACGGGTACCGGGCATCGAGAACGTGGACGTGAGCACCCACTGCCACGACGACCTCGGCTGCGCCGTCATCAACAGTCTGGCAGGCGTGATGAACGGCGCCACCCAGATCGAATGCACCGTGAACGGCATCGGCGAACGGGCCGGCAACGCCTCGCTCGAGGAGATCGTGATGGCGCTCGAGACCAGACGCGACTTCTGGCAGCACACGACCTCGATCAACACCCGCGAGATCTACCGGAGCTCTCGTCAGGTAGCGATGTACACCGGCATGGTGGTGCCGCCCAACAAGGCGGTCGTCGGCGACAACGCGTTCGCCCACGAGTCGGGCATCCACCAGGACGGCGTCATCAAGGCCGTCGAGACGTACGAGATCATGAGCGCCGAGACGGTGGGACGTGACGCCGGCGTGCTGATCATGGGCAAGCACTCCGGCCGCAGGGCGTTCCGCCAGTCGCTCGAGGAGCTAGGCTACCCGAACCTCGGCGACGAGCAGGTGAACATCCTCTTCCGGCAGTTCAAGGACCTCTGCGACAGGAAGAGCCGGGTGACCAGCGAGGACATCAGAGCGCTCGTCGACGCCGAGACGACCAGGGTGCCGCAGACCTACCGGTTGCTGGCGGTGCAGTTCCAGTCGGGAACCGCCCTGACTCCGGTCGCCACCGTCAGACTGACGACCGACACCGGAACCTACGAGGAGGCAGCCACCGGAGACGGGCCGGTCGACGCCGCTTACAAGGCCGTCGAGCGGATCAGCCAGGTGCCGGTGACTCTCGAATCGTACGAGATCCGCAGCGTCGGCGCCGGCAAGGACGCGCTGGGCGAGGTCTCCATCCGGGTGAGCAGCGATGGCCGCCAGGTGCATGGGCGCGGCCTCTCCACCGACGTGGTCGAGGCCTCGGTACTCGCCTATGTCGACGTCCTCAACAAACTCGCCGCCGGAGTCGCCCAGGCCGAGGAGAAGGTCTCCACCCCCTGA
- the ilvB gene encoding biosynthetic-type acetolactate synthase large subunit: protein MGKSRPQMTGAAAVLTALERQGVDTVFGLPGGAIMPIYDALYDSRIRHILMRHEQAAAHAADAYYRASGRCGVTFATSGPGATNLVTGLATAMMDSSALVAITGNVANPLIGTDAFQEADVYGITLPVTKHNYLVKRVEDIPRIVAEAFHIATTGRPGPVLIDIPKDVQQAPFEGSFDVTVDLPGYRPTIKGHAGQIRRAAKAIGEAKRPVMMVGGGAQASAEEVSAFVERTGIPVITTLMGIGAYPYGAPNSLGMPGMHGTVSANRAITHCDLIIGAGLRFDDRVTGKLSRFAPNATVVHIDIDPAEISKLVKAHVPVVGDLKDVLPRLADELEPLEIEEWWKQLDEWKGSYRERYKRDKPLVSQEVIEMLRDAAGGECIVTTDVGQHQMFAARLFTTNRPRSFITSGGLGTMGFGLPAAIGAAFARPDEPVVVVSGDGSIQMNIQELATVFKHQLPIVIAICNNGVLGMVRQWQEMFHAQRYSEVFLADSNPDFAKLAEAYGVEGHNVFDRDSARQAIADALAARKPVLLNCVVYESEKVFPMIPAGAGVDEMILGDQDPEDRENAQEEVVA, encoded by the coding sequence ATGGGAAAGAGCAGACCCCAGATGACCGGAGCGGCTGCCGTGCTAACGGCGCTCGAGAGGCAAGGTGTAGATACCGTCTTCGGGCTTCCCGGTGGCGCGATAATGCCCATCTACGACGCCCTGTACGACTCCAGGATCCGTCACATCCTCATGCGCCACGAGCAGGCCGCAGCGCACGCTGCTGACGCCTACTACCGTGCCAGTGGGCGCTGCGGCGTCACTTTCGCCACCAGCGGACCCGGCGCCACCAACCTGGTGACGGGCCTGGCCACGGCGATGATGGACTCCTCGGCCCTGGTGGCAATCACCGGCAACGTGGCCAACCCGCTCATCGGCACCGATGCCTTCCAGGAGGCGGACGTCTACGGCATCACCCTCCCCGTCACCAAGCACAACTACCTGGTCAAACGGGTCGAGGACATCCCCAGGATAGTCGCAGAGGCGTTCCACATCGCCACCACCGGCCGTCCTGGACCCGTACTCATAGATATCCCCAAGGACGTTCAGCAGGCGCCGTTCGAAGGCTCCTTCGACGTCACCGTCGACCTTCCCGGCTACCGGCCCACCATCAAGGGGCATGCGGGGCAGATCCGCCGTGCCGCGAAGGCCATCGGCGAGGCGAAGCGACCGGTGATGATGGTGGGTGGCGGCGCCCAGGCCTCCGCAGAGGAGGTCTCGGCCTTCGTGGAGAGGACCGGCATCCCCGTCATCACTACCCTGATGGGGATCGGCGCCTACCCCTACGGCGCCCCCAACTCCCTCGGCATGCCCGGCATGCACGGTACCGTCTCGGCGAACCGCGCCATCACCCACTGCGACCTCATCATCGGGGCCGGCCTCCGCTTCGACGATCGGGTGACCGGCAAGCTCTCGCGCTTCGCTCCCAATGCGACGGTCGTGCACATCGACATCGATCCGGCCGAGATCTCCAAGCTGGTGAAAGCGCACGTGCCCGTCGTCGGAGATCTGAAGGACGTCCTGCCCAGGCTCGCCGATGAGCTCGAGCCGCTCGAGATAGAGGAGTGGTGGAAGCAGCTCGACGAGTGGAAGGGCTCCTACCGGGAACGCTACAAGCGCGACAAGCCGCTGGTGTCGCAGGAGGTCATCGAGATGCTGCGCGACGCCGCGGGCGGGGAGTGCATAGTCACCACCGATGTGGGGCAGCACCAGATGTTCGCGGCGCGGCTCTTCACCACCAACAGGCCACGCTCGTTCATTACTTCGGGGGGACTTGGGACCATGGGCTTCGGGCTGCCCGCTGCCATCGGAGCCGCCTTCGCGCGTCCCGACGAACCGGTGGTCGTGGTTTCGGGGGACGGCAGCATCCAGATGAACATCCAGGAGCTGGCGACGGTCTTCAAGCACCAGCTGCCGATCGTCATCGCCATATGCAACAACGGGGTGTTGGGGATGGTGCGGCAGTGGCAGGAGATGTTCCACGCCCAGCGCTACAGCGAGGTATTCCTCGCCGACAGCAACCCCGACTTCGCCAAGCTGGCCGAAGCGTACGGGGTCGAAGGACACAACGTCTTCGATCGCGACAGCGCTCGCCAGGCCATCGCCGATGCGTTGGCCGCGCGCAAGCCCGTTCTGCTCAACTGTGTCGTCTACGAGTCGGAGAAGGTGTTCCCGATGATCCCTGCCGGCGCCGGCGTCGACGAGATGATCCTTGGCGACCAGGATCCCGAAGATCGTGAGAACGCGCAGGAAGAGGTGGTCGCCTGA
- the ilvC gene encoding ketol-acid reductoisomerase yields MPNIYYDSDANLEHLQGQTIAVIGYGSQGHAHALNAKESGCDVVVGLRRESASWREAEGAGLKVMGVSEAARAGDIVMILLPDEVQGRIYREQIEPHLEPGNALAFAHGFNVHFGQVKAPEGVDVFMVAPKGPGHLVRRVYTQGAGVPCLLALHQDASGTLKERALAYAKALGGTRGGVIETTFAEETETDLFGEQAVLCGGITALMQSGFQTLVEAGYQPEIAYFECVHEMKLIVDLIYEGGFERMRYSVSNTAEYGDYATGKRIVTDETRAEMRRVLAEIRSGAFAREFLLENQVGQPTLSTGRRNTEESLVSKVGRRLRKMMPFIAAPEEQARTNQG; encoded by the coding sequence ATGCCCAATATTTACTACGACTCCGACGCCAACTTAGAGCACCTCCAGGGACAGACGATCGCCGTCATCGGCTACGGTTCGCAGGGACACGCCCACGCGCTCAACGCCAAGGAATCGGGATGCGACGTGGTCGTGGGCCTGCGCCGCGAGTCTGCGTCGTGGAGGGAAGCCGAAGGAGCCGGGCTCAAGGTCATGGGGGTGTCGGAAGCCGCCAGGGCCGGCGACATCGTGATGATCCTCCTGCCCGACGAGGTCCAGGGGCGCATCTACCGGGAGCAGATCGAGCCGCACCTCGAACCAGGCAACGCCCTCGCGTTCGCTCACGGCTTCAACGTCCACTTCGGCCAGGTGAAGGCGCCCGAGGGCGTGGATGTGTTCATGGTTGCACCCAAGGGACCGGGGCACCTGGTTCGCCGTGTCTACACGCAAGGGGCCGGAGTTCCCTGCCTCCTGGCCCTGCACCAGGACGCCAGCGGCACGCTCAAGGAGCGGGCGCTGGCCTACGCCAAGGCGCTCGGCGGAACCAGGGGAGGGGTCATCGAGACGACCTTCGCAGAGGAGACCGAGACCGACCTGTTCGGCGAGCAGGCGGTCCTCTGCGGTGGCATTACCGCTCTCATGCAGAGTGGGTTCCAGACGCTGGTGGAGGCCGGCTACCAGCCGGAAATCGCCTATTTCGAGTGCGTTCACGAGATGAAGCTGATCGTCGACCTCATCTACGAGGGCGGCTTCGAGCGGATGCGCTACTCGGTTTCGAACACGGCCGAGTACGGCGACTACGCGACCGGCAAGCGGATCGTCACCGACGAGACCCGGGCCGAGATGCGGCGGGTGCTGGCCGAGATCAGGAGCGGCGCCTTCGCCCGCGAGTTCCTCCTCGAGAATCAGGTGGGGCAGCCGACGCTCTCCACCGGAAGGCGCAACACCGAAGAGAGCCTCGTGTCGAAGGTCGGCAGGCGGCTCCGCAAGATGATGCCGTTCATCGCCGCGCCCGAGGAGCAGGCGCGAACGAATCAGGGTTGA